The genomic segment ACCAGCACTGGGCAGGTATTGGTGACGTGAACTTCACCACTGAATGGCAGCACTTCTCTACCGACATCGAGGTTTCAGCCGATATGGCTACAGGTAATAATGGTAAGGGCTTGTTGAGCATTGCCTTCAACCTGGCTGAGGAGAAGACCGCTACTGTATATCGCTTCGACAACTTCGGCGTATGGGCACAGATTCCTGAGCCTGTTAAGGAGTGGAAGAACCTCATCGTTAACAGCGATATGGAAGGCGAGAGCATGGAGTGCTTCTACGTAACCGAGCAGGGTGTTGGCGGCCCATACGTAGCTGTTGCTACTGAGGGTATTGGTAAGGATGGCAGCAAGGCTGTGAAGGTACAGTCTGCCGACAGTCCTACTAACAACTGGGATACACAGTTCTTCATCCGTCTGCCTTATCAGTTGCCTGCTGGCACTCAGTATAAGGTATCGTTCGACTACAAGGCCGACAAGGCTGGTGACTTCGAGACTCAGTCACACGCTAATCCAGGTCAGTACATCCACTGGGCATGCTGCGGCGGCGGTAGCTTCACTACCGACTGGCAGACCTTCACCGCTGAGGGCGCTATTCCTTCAGAGTGTGACGGCACTCAGGCTGAGGGCGGATTCCTGAAGATCTTCCAGTCAATCGCATTCAACCTAGCTTTGAACAAGGCTGCTACTCAGTTCATCTTCGACAACGTGAAGTTTGAGGTTCCTGAGGATGTGGCTGCAACACTGACTCCTAATCCTGATCAGAACCCTGTTCCTTATCCTACTGGCATCCAGACCGTGAAGAGCGAGCAGAATGCTGAGGGTATCTTCAACCTGAATGGTCAGAAGGTGATGAAGACTCAGAAGGGTCTCTACATCATGAATGGCAAGAAGGTTGTGGTTAAGTAACAAATCACACTATCTATAAAAACGGCCCCCGTTGCTCCATGCAGCGGGGGCCATTTTCTCGTCACTATCTTGCAAGTTTAAAAAAATTGTACTATCTTTGCAGCCGATTAAACCAAGAACAAAAAAAATCATGAGGAAACTTCACCTTATTCTTTTATTGTTTGTCTGCCAGATAACGTTAGCAGGCAACATCACCGTAAACGAAGCCATGCAAAAAGCACAGGCCTTTTTAAGTAAGCAAACGGCAAGACCAACAAAAGGACTACGCCTGGCTACCCAGAACAACACTTTGACACCCAACGAGGTGAACGACCACTACTATGTGTTTAACGTAGGACAGCAGAACGGTTACGTTATTGTGAGCAGCGACGATCGTACACCTGCCATCCTAGGCTACGCCAACCAAGGCAACTTTGACTGCGAGCAGATGCCAGAGAACATGAAGGCTTGGCTGCAAAGCTATGCCGACCAGCTGGCTTATCTGGAATCGCACCCTGAGGCTGCCATAGTCACAGCGCAACTAGACGAGCACGAGGCTGTGGCTCCACTGCTTACCTCGACATGGAACCAAGGCGACCCCTACAACAGACTATGTCCTAAAGACAACAATAAGTACTGCGTGACTGGTTGCGTGGCCACCGCCATGGCACAGGTGCTCTACTATCACAAATATCCAGAGCAAACAAAAGATACCATCCCTGCCTATACAACCAGTACAAAAAAGATTAAGGTTAATGCCGTGCCCGTGACCACACTCGACTGGGCTCACATGCTTGACCACTACACTGGCAACGAGAGTAATGAAGAAATTAAGGCCGTGGCAACACTGATGAAAGTCTGCGGATCGGCAACTAAGATGGACTATACCAGCAGTTCAAGTGGAGCCTACACAAACACCATGAGCCAGATTCTCATGACCTATTTTGATTACGATGCAACAGCAAGCACTATTAATCGTGACGACTTCCGAGCTAACGCATGGAACAACACCATCTATGAGGAACTAGCAAATAACCGCCCCGTTTTTTATTCTGGACAATCTACTGGCGGTGGACACGCTTTCGTTATTGACGGCTACGACAAAGAAGGATTCTTCCATGTGAACTGGGGATGGGGTAGCTCTTGCGACGGCTACTTCCAGTTATCCATCCTCGACCCTCATGACAACAGCGGCATTGGCGCCAGCAGCAGTTCCGACGGATATAGTTTGAGCCAAGATGCCACGATTGGCATCAAGCCCAACGAAGGAACAGTGGTTGAACCAGAACATATCATGACAACCTCATCTATTCATGCCAAGAACAACAAGGTGACAAAAAGAAATGGCAAATTCGCCGTTAGCATCAACGCAGGCTTATGGAACCGTGTAAAAGAAGGATATAGTTTTGATTTTGGTGTAGGTGTTTACGACCTTGACAATGAGCTTGTGTATAGCCAGAAAACTGGATATACCACCCTCCATTATGGTTGGGGTTGGAACTCATTCGACATGAACGTAAACGTGCCGACCCTGCCCGATGGCGATTACGTGATAACACTTATCTCACGTGAGCAGGGCACAACCACATGGTATCAGAACAAAGCATCAGACATATATTATATCAGTGCAAACGTCAACGGCAGCACGCTCACCTTGCAGGATCCCACTGTCAGTCTGAGTGGAACAGCCGAAGTGATAGGCAAACACGAGATGGCCAACATCGAAGAAGTAAACTTCACCATCAAAAACGACGGCTCTTTCTTTAATAACATGGTCTTCCTGCGTGTGAATGATCAACTGAAAGGAGGACGTTATTTTGAGATAGAACCAAACATGACGGAAACCCTGAAGATGACTTTCGAGCCTGATTCGGTAGGTATGAACCACATAGAACTATGCCTAAGGAGCTATATGCAGGATGAGAATCAGAATTGGATCATTGTATACACGCCTTTCGTCTCTACAGATATCGAGATTGAAGCCGCCAAGCCTCACTCGTTGAAATTCAGCAATGGTAAGGTAACCAATGCAAGCTATGCTAAGACCATCAAAGACAGCACGGCGAAGATTCAGGTAGACATTAAAAACAACGGGGCGTATGACTATGACGACAACATCCGTGTTCACGTTTACAAATGGGCGGAAGACAATAAGTTCCACTGGCAGTTCCAGGTGGATGCGCCTGCATTCGTTGAAGCAGGCAGCACCAACACCGTCAACATGGAGGTGCCAGGACTGACAGATGGCAGATACTGGTTCTTAATCACCTATAAGAGTGAGGGCGTGTATCTCGACACGAACAGTGCCTACAGAGACCTATACAATTATACAGTAGAGGTGCCCGACACCCCCAACAGTATCATTGACATACAGACCGA from the Prevotella sp. E15-22 genome contains:
- a CDS encoding C10 family peptidase, encoding MRKLHLILLLFVCQITLAGNITVNEAMQKAQAFLSKQTARPTKGLRLATQNNTLTPNEVNDHYYVFNVGQQNGYVIVSSDDRTPAILGYANQGNFDCEQMPENMKAWLQSYADQLAYLESHPEAAIVTAQLDEHEAVAPLLTSTWNQGDPYNRLCPKDNNKYCVTGCVATAMAQVLYYHKYPEQTKDTIPAYTTSTKKIKVNAVPVTTLDWAHMLDHYTGNESNEEIKAVATLMKVCGSATKMDYTSSSSGAYTNTMSQILMTYFDYDATASTINRDDFRANAWNNTIYEELANNRPVFYSGQSTGGGHAFVIDGYDKEGFFHVNWGWGSSCDGYFQLSILDPHDNSGIGASSSSDGYSLSQDATIGIKPNEGTVVEPEHIMTTSSIHAKNNKVTKRNGKFAVSINAGLWNRVKEGYSFDFGVGVYDLDNELVYSQKTGYTTLHYGWGWNSFDMNVNVPTLPDGDYVITLISREQGTTTWYQNKASDIYYISANVNGSTLTLQDPTVSLSGTAEVIGKHEMANIEEVNFTIKNDGSFFNNMVFLRVNDQLKGGRYFEIEPNMTETLKMTFEPDSVGMNHIELCLRSYMQDENQNWIIVYTPFVSTDIEIEAAKPHSLKFSNGKVTNASYAKTIKDSTAKIQVDIKNNGAYDYDDNIRVHVYKWAEDNKFHWQFQVDAPAFVEAGSTNTVNMEVPGLTDGRYWFLITYKSEGVYLDTNSAYRDLYNYTVEVPDTPNSIIDIQTEHDQNVIFDLKGQKVTSPRKGLYIINGKKVIK